A window of Apodemus sylvaticus chromosome 9, mApoSyl1.1, whole genome shotgun sequence contains these coding sequences:
- the LOC127692726 gene encoding UDP-glucuronosyltransferase 1A3-like, protein MGIQVFLQKLSGLLLLLCALPWAEGEKVLVFPIEGSHWLSMRDVIKELYARGHQTVVLAPEVSVHIKGEDFFTLQTYSVPYTKEEYRHQLLGHLQNFFETEFSLKLVLQNVAGINNISAFYVRSCMGLLYNTALIQHLNSSSFDVVLTDPFFPCGAVLAMYLRVPAVFFLQSMLCELESEATSSPSPFSYVPRLLTMNSDHMSFLERVKNMVYPLPWMYFCHVNYGPMERLASELLQREVSLLEILRHASVWLLRKDFVFSHPRPFMPNMIFIGGINCANRKPLSQVCIQSLFK, encoded by the coding sequence GTATTTCCCATAGAGGGCAGCCACTGGCTGAGCATGAGGGATGTTATCAAGGAGCTCTACGCCCGAGGTCACCAGACTGTGGTCCTGGCTCCAGAGGTGTCCGTGCACATCAAAGGAGAGGACTTCTTCACCCTCCAAACCTATAGCGTTCCATACACCAAGGAAGAGTACCGGCACCAATTGCTGGGCCACCTTCaaaatttttttgaaacagaattttcTCTGAAGTTAGTTTTACAGAATGTGGCAGGGATAAATAATATATCAGCATTCTACGTGAGGTCTTGCATGGGCCTGCTGTACAACACAGCTCTCATCCAGCATCTGAACTCCAGTTCCTTCGATGTGGTGTTGACAGACCCATTTTTCCCCTGTGGGGCCGTGCTAGCCATGTACCTGCGTGTTCCTGCTGTGTTTTTTCTGCAATCCATGCTCTGCGAACTAGAATCTGAGGCAACAAGCAGTCCAAGCCCCTTTTCTTATGTTCCCAGGTTGCTCACCATGAATTCTGACCACATGAGCTTCCTAGAAAGAGTGAAGAACATGGTTTACCCTTTGCCATGGATGTATTTTTGCCATGTTAATTATGGCCCTATGGAGAGACTCGCCTCTGAGCTTTTGCAGAGGGAGGTGTCCTTGTTGGAGATTCTCAGACATGCATCTGTGTGGCTACTGAGAAAGGACTTTGTGTTCAGTCACCCCAGGCCCTTCATGCCCAACATGATCTTCATTGGGGGCATAAACTGTGCCAACAGGAAGCCCCTCTCTCAGGTCTGTATTCAGTCTTTATTCAAATGA